A genome region from Bufo gargarizans isolate SCDJY-AF-19 chromosome 2, ASM1485885v1, whole genome shotgun sequence includes the following:
- the TNFAIP8L3 gene encoding tumor necrosis factor alpha-induced protein 8-like protein 3 — protein MDTDSGDLSEGELSPGPENFSSKSFAVRAQKKILSKMATKTMANMLIDDVSSEIFDELFKATKEHVRNKKEAHKILKDLIKVAVKVGILYRNNQFSPEELEIVEKFKKKLNQTAMTAVSFYEVEYTFEKSVLSGLLQECNGLLHDLVQRHLTPKSHARINRVFNHFADVEFLTALYSIDGNCRPYLKRICEGINKLLDERII, from the coding sequence GACCAGAAAATTTCAGCTCCAAGAGCTTTGCAGTACGAGCTCAGAAGAAAATTCTGAGCAAAATGGCTACAAAGACAATGGCAAATATGCTTATCGATGATGTAAGCAGCGAAATCTTTGATGAGCTCTTTAAAGCCACTAAGGAACACGTGAGGAATAAGAAAGAGGCTCATAAAATCCTAAAGGACCTTATCAAGGTTGCTGTCAAAGTTGGCATTCTGTATAGGAATAACCAGTTCAGTCCTGAAGAACTGGAAATTGTAGAGAAATTCAAGAAGAAGCTCAACCAGACGGCCATGACAGCAGTCAGTTTCTATGAAGTGGAATACACGTTTGAAAAAAGTGTTCTTTCAGGACTACTGCAAGAATGCAATGGCCTACTTCACGACTTGGTACAGCGCCACTTGACGCCAAAATCCCATGCTCGAATCAACAGGGTCTTCAATCACTTTGCAGATGTTGAATTCCTTACCGCTCTTTATAGCATTGATGGAAACTGCAGGCCGTACCTCAAAAGGATTTGTGAAGGCATCAATAAACTGCTTGATGAAAGAATTATTTAA